Proteins found in one Synechococcus sp. MU1643 genomic segment:
- the lexA gene encoding transcriptional repressor LexA, producing the protein MTRALQEPLTTAQQELYDWLVDYIGTHRHSPSIRQMMQAMGLRSPAPIQSRLRHLQQKGWITWQEGQARTLQLLGDMVGAAGIPVLGAVAAGGLVTAFDDVQEHLDLAPVLETRGLFALTVNGDSMVDSHIADGDVVLMEPIQDPQRLRNGTVVSALVAGSGTTLKHFHRQGATVVLEAANPAYQPIELPAEQVEVQGRLVAVWRQV; encoded by the coding sequence GTGACCCGTGCCCTCCAGGAGCCCCTCACCACTGCTCAGCAAGAGCTTTACGACTGGCTGGTGGACTACATCGGCACGCATCGCCACAGCCCTTCCATCCGCCAGATGATGCAGGCGATGGGGCTGCGCTCTCCTGCGCCAATCCAGAGCCGGTTGCGCCATCTTCAGCAGAAGGGATGGATCACTTGGCAGGAGGGCCAGGCGCGCACGCTGCAGTTGTTAGGAGACATGGTCGGTGCCGCTGGGATTCCTGTGCTTGGCGCCGTTGCGGCGGGTGGTCTTGTGACGGCTTTTGATGATGTTCAGGAGCATCTCGACCTGGCACCGGTGCTGGAGACCCGTGGCCTGTTCGCCCTGACGGTGAATGGAGATTCGATGGTCGACTCCCACATCGCCGATGGTGATGTGGTGTTGATGGAGCCGATTCAGGATCCCCAGCGTCTGCGCAACGGCACTGTGGTGAGTGCTCTGGTGGCCGGCAGCGGCACCACGCTCAAGCACTTTCATCGCCAGGGGGCGACGGTGGTTCTTGAAGCTGCCAACCCCGCTTATCAACCCATTGAGCTCCCCGCTGAACAGGTGGAGGTTCAGGGTCGCTTGGTTGCCGTCTGGAGGCAGGTCTAA
- the argF gene encoding ornithine carbamoyltransferase gives MATASAGVAAVLSPLCGRDFLSSADCSAEETAALLDLAAQLKSGDRRIDLGNRVLGLIFSKASTRTRVSFQVAMARLGGQTVDLNPSVTQLGRGEPLEDTALVLSRYCDVLAIRTFAQQELVDYAHWASVPVINALTDLEHPCQALADFLTMQEAHGALPGQTLAYVGDGNNVAHSLMLCGALLGVNVRIGCPEGFEPLPGVLEQAQSLAHHGASIEVVSDPREAVAGAQAVYTDVWASMGQEAEQAQREQAFAGFCVDQALMEQAAADAIVLHCLPAHRGEEISADVMEGAASRIFDQAENRLHAQQALLAVLMGGL, from the coding sequence ATGGCTACCGCTTCTGCGGGCGTTGCTGCTGTCCTCTCTCCGCTGTGCGGACGTGACTTCCTTTCTTCTGCGGATTGTTCCGCCGAGGAAACAGCAGCGTTGCTGGATCTGGCTGCACAACTGAAGAGCGGCGATCGTCGGATCGATCTCGGCAATCGCGTGCTTGGTCTGATCTTCAGCAAGGCCTCCACCAGAACCCGTGTGAGTTTTCAGGTGGCCATGGCACGCCTCGGCGGCCAGACGGTGGATCTCAATCCTTCCGTCACTCAGCTCGGCCGCGGCGAGCCGCTGGAAGACACGGCCCTGGTTCTCAGCCGTTATTGCGATGTGCTGGCGATTCGCACCTTCGCTCAGCAGGAACTGGTGGACTACGCCCACTGGGCCTCGGTGCCGGTGATCAATGCCCTCACCGATCTGGAACATCCCTGTCAGGCGCTGGCGGACTTCCTCACTATGCAGGAAGCCCATGGCGCCCTTCCTGGTCAGACCCTGGCCTATGTGGGCGACGGCAACAACGTGGCCCACTCCCTGATGCTCTGCGGCGCGTTGCTGGGTGTGAATGTGCGGATCGGCTGCCCCGAGGGCTTCGAGCCCTTGCCGGGCGTGCTTGAGCAGGCCCAATCCCTAGCACACCATGGTGCCTCGATTGAGGTGGTGAGCGATCCCCGTGAGGCGGTGGCGGGTGCACAGGCCGTTTATACCGATGTCTGGGCCTCCATGGGCCAGGAGGCAGAACAGGCTCAGCGGGAGCAGGCTTTTGCTGGATTCTGTGTGGATCAAGCCCTGATGGAGCAGGCGGCAGCCGATGCGATTGTTCTGCACTGCCTGCCGGCCCACCGCGGTGAGGAGATCAGCGCTGATGTGATGGAGGGCGCGGCGAGCCGCATCTTTGATCAGGCGGAAAACCGCCTGCATGCGCAGCAGGCTCTGTTGGCGGTGTTGATGGGTGGTCTGTGA